Proteins found in one Crassostrea angulata isolate pt1a10 chromosome 3, ASM2561291v2, whole genome shotgun sequence genomic segment:
- the LOC128176454 gene encoding uncharacterized protein LOC128176454, producing MRKRTIVKPKAVADTGSGSVQKEEYSVKSKGEQSSDSGGGGGWGRRLLKAVQILIVITLVPPFLNYAALQKETQELRPDNGQLYDVAWGQKLFKKCHGKGPPTVILDAPTGMTSDVWELVWPSIAKFSRVCVYDRAGLGFSDRPLKNHSQSDGEDAKSNIRNRWHPFTIERMADDLNKLITASSQEPQPFILVGAELGALVAQFYTQMFENQVAGILLINPLSDDLFELDSGSWEKHWYGNLIPSFQSLQLGAALGLVRLALIVGLISQPLTGTNLAEDVVNRQKYLLCHPKHLSSVVDEYHFINESFSQIRTMRMLKTVPSNVSVTVLSGNYYDELMPSHLNKAWAKSEQNLLTKYYPRAKHIVINSSDRHMLYRNPDAISEQVIKMIKQIRNKLRIKNG from the exons ATGAGGAAAAGAACAATTGTTAAACCGAAAGCTGTCGCTGACACTGGAAGTGGTTCAGTTCAAAAAGAAGAATATTCAGTAAAG TCCAAAGGAGAGCAGTCCTCAGACAGCGGGGGTGGAGGGGGGTGGGGAAGGCGTCTCCTGAAAGCTGTACAAATTCTGATCGTCATCACACTCGTTCCTCCATTCCTGAACTATGCAGCATTACAGAAAGAGACCCAGGAACTACGGCCTGATAATG GACAGTTGTATGATGTTGCTTGGGGACAgaagttatttaaaaaatgccaCGGAAAAGGGCCTCCTACAG TAATATTGGATGCCCCCACTGGCATGACCTCTGATGTCTGGGAGTTAGTGTGGCCAAGCATTGCAAAATTTTCAAGG GTATGTGTGTATGATAGAGCAGGACTTGGCTTCAGTGATCGTCCATTAAAG AATCACTCTCAATCCGATGGAGAGGATGCCAAGAGTAACATTAGAAACCGATGGCACCCATTTACAATAGAAAG AATGGCAGACGACTTGAACAAATTAATTACAGCAAGCAGTCAGGAACCACAACCTTTTATTTTGGTTGGAGCAGAGTTAGGGGCCTTGGTGGCACAATTTTACACCCAgatgtttgaaaa CCAGGTAGCTGGGATATTGTTGATAAACCCTCTGTCagatgatttgtttgaactagATTCTGGTTCATGGGAGAAACATTG GTATGGCAATTTGATTCCAAGTTTCCAGAGTTTACAGTTGGGAGCAGCCCTTGGTTTGGTTAGACTGGCACTGATTGTGGGGCTGATCAGTCAACCATTGACTGGAACCAATCTTGCAGAAGATGTGGTCAACAGACAG aaatatttacTGTGTCATCCAAAACACCTCAGCTCAGTAGTAGATGAatatcatttcatcaatgaatcattttcacaaattag GACCATGAGGATGCTAAAGACAGTCCCCAGTAATGTCTCTGTCACTGTATTAAGTGGAAACTATTATGATGAGTTAATGCCAAGCCATTTAAATAAG GCTTGGGCAAAATCGGAGCAGAATTTACTGACAAAGTATTATCCTCGAGCCAAGCATATAGTCATAAACAGTTCAGACAGACATATGCTGTATAGAAATCCAGATGCCATTTCAGAACAAGtgattaaaatgattaaacaaattagaaacaaaTTGAGGATTAAAAATGGATAA
- the LOC128176452 gene encoding lamin Dm0-like, whose product MATVTPSKSRRSTRTEEESPSTSGVTSPGRRARAASPARITRQEEKTQLQNLNDRLAAYIDRIRNLETENNRLLVQVRSTEETVSREVSSVKSMYENELEDARRVLDDTAKEKARLQIENGKLKADADEWKSKYSKRDREAKDAENSAQKLQKENNDLQARTSDAEAARKALDTEVNKLKGELANLERQLAHAKKQLEDETLLRVDLQNRLQSTKEDLQFKTQMFEQQLTERTVTTSKEYDEVDASTIREEYESKMQEALQEMREQHDRQLQEVRGEVETIYERQVGSLKSALNRSMSGPTATTDEIKITRKRIDEMSSELTKLKKENAALEAQVSNLQSQLTREQEEFEERLTMKDQEIADLRSTIEEQSQEYADILEVKIKLDNEIATYRKLLETEEERLNMSQTSSPGSTPGSRRGHKRKRVALAEQVQEFESHSTSGFSSQSSSSGNINIEEIDSDGKFIKLHNESDEDVAVGSWQLQLRHSEADDAESKAHYKFHRSLQMKAHTFCTVWSSGTGQTHSPPSDLVMKGSKWVPNKDAMVCVLINSDGEEVARRAMTKKVQRFTTSTYRPLSEPGAERAERDRCSIM is encoded by the exons ATGGCGACCGTGACACCCTCAAAGTCCCGGAGATCTACCCGAACCGAGGAGGAATCACCCTCGACTAGTGGGGTCACATCCCCGGGGAGGAGGGCTAGGGCGGCATCGCCCGCGCGCATCACCCGACAGGAGGAGAAAACTCAGTTACAGAATCTGAACGATCGTTTGGCGGCGTACATAGATAGGATCCGAAATCTGGAAACAGAGAACAATCGATTGCTTGTGCAGGTGCGTTCTACGGAGGAAACCGTGTCACGAGAAGTGTCCAGTGTGAAATCGATGTACGAGAATGAATTGGAGGATGCTCGCCGGGTTTTAGATGATACTGCCAAAGAAAAGGCTCGTCTGCAGATCGAGAATGGAAAGCTCAAAGCAGACGCCGATGAATGGAAGAGCAA ATACAGCAAAAGAGATCGGGAGGCTAAAGATGCTGAAAATAGTGCCCAGAAATTGCAGAAAGAAAACAATGATCTACAGGCCAGGACAAGCGATGCGGAGGCAGCAAGGAAGGCTCTTGACACAGAAGTcaat aaattgaaaggaGAGTTGGCCAATCTGGAAAGGCAGCTTGCACATGCGAAGAAGCAGTTAGAAGATGAGACACTGCTGAGGGTGGACCTACAGAACAGACTCCAGAGCACAAAGGAAGACCTGCAGTTCAAAACGCAGATGTTCGAACAG CAACTGACTGAGAGGACAGTGACTACTTCCAAAGAGTATGATGAAGTTGATGCCTCCACTATCAGAGAGGAGTACGAGAGCAAGATGCAGGAGGCTCTGCAGGAAATGAGGGAGCAGCACGACAGGCAACTCCAGGAAGTCAGAGGAGAAGTGGAAACTATTTACGAACGACAG GTGGGATCTCTGAAGAGTGCCTTGAACAGAAGTATGAGTGGACCTACAGCTACTACTGATGAGATTAAGATTACAAGGAAGAGAATCGACGAGATGTCCTCTGAACTCACAAAGTTAAAGAAGGAG aATGCAGCTCTTGAGGCCCAAGTATCAAACCTCCAAAGTCAGCTGACACGGGAGCAAGAAGAGTTTGAAGAGCGGCTGACCATGAAGGACCAGGAGATAGCAGACCTGCGCTCCACCATAGAGGAGCAGAGCCAGGAGTATGCTGACATTCTGGAGGTCAAGATCAAACTAGACAATGAGATTGCCACATATAGAAAGCTTTTAGAAACTGAAGAGGAAAG gTTAAACATGTCACAGACCTCCTCCCCAGGATCTACCCCAGGCAGCAGGCGGGGACACAAGAGAAAGAGAGTAGCCCTCGCTGAACAAGTCCAGGAGTTCGAATCTCACTCAACCTCAGGGTTCTCTTCACAGTCTTCTTCCTCTGGAAATATTAACATTGAAGAAATTGATTCAGATGGAAAATTTATCAAACTTCACAATGAATCTGATGAG GATGTTGCAGTTGGATCTTGGCAGTTGCAGTTGCGTCACTCGGAAGCAGATGATGCAGAGAGTAAAGCACACTACAAATTTCATCGCTCTCTTCAGATGAAGGCACACACATTCTGTACA GTGTGGAGCTCTGGCACTGGTCAGACCCACAGTCCACCAAGTGACCTAGTTATGAAGGGCTCAAAGTGGGTCCCCAACAAAGATGCCATGGTCTGTGTTCTAATAAACTCAGATGGGGAG GAGGTTGCGAGGAGAGCAATGACCAAGAAAGTTCAGAGATTTACTACCTCTACATACAGACCTTTGTCAGAACCTGGAGCAGAG AGAGCAGAGAGGGATAGGTGTTCAATCATGTAG
- the LOC128177027 gene encoding lysoplasmalogenase-like protein TMEM86A, producing the protein MDIKQEEIILRLKNLFLIPFYVLSAVYFVLYQPFLHYPEETFSAAFFKVLPILALIGFVRMNAGDEDIIHNPIPKSDFHKFTILGLLFSSIGDACLIARETMFIPGMLFFSIAQAWYMYALGPGNKGSRLESIFYLGGTGTFLFLECSIDGIFMKFLVLIYTGLIFTVGWRAASRFEREQSYPAFLGFAGILLFTFSDFLIAINKWKFYIPFTEFLVMITYYGGQLGIALGTLKH; encoded by the coding sequence ATGGATATAAAACAGGAGGAGATCATATTACGCTTGAAAAACCTATTCCTTATTCCATTTTACGTGCTGAGTGCTGTGTACTTTGTACTATATCAACCATTCTTGCACTATCCCGAGGAGACCTTTTCCGCCGCTTTCTTCAAAGTTCTTCCGATTCTCGCACTGATCGGATTTGTGAGAATGAATGCGGGAGATGAAGACATAATTCACAATCCAATACCCAAGAGCGACTTTCATAAATTCACGATTCTAGGGTTACTGTTTTCCAGCATCGGTGATGCTTGTCTCATTGCAAGGGAAACCATGTTCATTCCCGGAATGTTGTTCTTCTCCATTGCGCAGGCGTGGTATATGTATGCGCTTGGTCCTGGGAACAAAGGTAGTAGGTTAGAATCCATCTTCTACCTGGGAGGAACCGGTACATTCCTGTTCTTGGAGTGCAGCATAGATggcatttttatgaaatttttggTGCTCATCTACACCGGCCTGATTTTCACGGTGGGGTGGCGTGCAGCTTCTCGATTTGAGCGGGAACAGTCGTACCCCGCTTTCCTCGGGTTTGCTGGGATACTCTTGTTCACATTCTCCGATTTCCTGATCGCGATCAACAAATGGAAGTTCTACATCCCGTTCACGGAGTTTCTAGTTATGATCACATACTATGGTGGCCAGCTTGGAATTGCGCTAGGAACATTGAAACACTAA
- the LOC128178687 gene encoding uncharacterized protein LOC128178687, protein MSSVDKLIPLLRKRLASKVMYPFYISVACYFYLFQPLFRFPPQTWTAALAKALPVWVLIVYVRLSSREKLRYIIPKSYDHQNMITGLLFYSIGDVFFIFDTDLMEDGMLCFTIAQFYFSLVVQQEMTDSRVKYVFMFFGLVSFSFVMNSIDDGIMDVFVLFHLLLIYNVGWRSTCRLRKEGLYFSTLMPCLGSLLFIASDTIQAANKWRWKIAFIDFWGTLFDYTALLCYAIMMGTTKTDLHIERKFLKFYIGK, encoded by the exons ATGTCGTCCGTAGACAAAT TGATACCCTTGCTGAGGAAGCGTTTGGCGTCCAAAGTGATGTACCCTTTCTACATCTCGGTAGCCTGCTATTTCTATCTGTTCCAGCCTCTTTTTCGCTTTCCGCCACAAACCTGGACAGCAGCTCTAGCAAAAGCACTTCCAGTCTGGGTGTTAATAGTATACGTGCGGCTTTCTTCGCGTGAAAAATTGAGATACATCATTCCCAAGAGTTACGACCACCAGAACATGATAACGGGTCTGCTTTTCTATAGCATCGGAGACGTCTTCTTCATCTTTGACACCGATCTTATGGAAGATGGGATGCTGTGTTTCACGATTGCCCAGTTTTATTTCTCCCTCGTCGTTCAACAGGAAATGACGGACAGCCGAGTGAAATACGTTTTTATGTTTTTCGGACTAGTGTCGTTTTCTTTCGTCATGAACTCCATCGATGACGGCATTATGGACGTGTTCGTGCTGTTTCACTTACTACTCATATACAACGTTGGGTGGCGCTCTACGTGTCGTCTGCGAAAAGAGGGACTGTACTTTTCTACCTTGATGCCTTGTCTGGGAAGTTTGCTTTTCATTGCCTCTGACACTATCCAGGCTGCTAATAAGTGGAGATGGAAGATCGCGTTTATTGACTTTTGGGGAACTTTGTTTGATTACACGGCATTGCTGTGTTATGCAATTATGATGGGCACAACTAAGACAGATCTacatattgaaagaaaattcttaaaattttacataggtaAATGA
- the LOC128176703 gene encoding sorbitol dehydrogenase-like, with protein sequence MANPTVILKKQGEIVIEDCPIPEPKPGEVLLQMQDVGICGSDVHYWQHGRIGDFVVKAPMVLGHEASGVVSKVGEGVSNLKVGDRVAIEPGVPCRTCKNCKTGRYNLCPDMKFCATPPVHGNLAKFYTHAADFCFKLPDNVSTEEGAFLEPLSVGVHACRRAGVSLGSRVLVCGAGPIGLVNLMTAKANGASEVCITDIDEKRLEMAKAVGADYTVLVKSRDGQEVARQIEEVMGQKPEITIECSGAPPSIQTAIYATESGGCVVLVGLGPADVTLPIVNASVREVDIRGIFRYVNCYPTALAMIASGKVNVKPLITHRFKLQDSVKAFETVAKGEGIKVMIHCA encoded by the exons ATGGCAAATCCAACTGTTATCTTGAAAAAGCAAGGAGAAATCGTCATT GAGGATTGCCCAATTCCAGAACCAAAACCAGGAG AGGTTCTCCTTCAAATGCAAGATGTTGGAATCTGTGGCTCAGATGTTCACTATTGGCAACATGGAAGAATTGGAGACTTTGTTGTTAAAGCACCGATGGTGCTTGGTCATGAAGCCAGTGGGGTGGTCAGTAAAGTCGGAGAGGGTGTGTCCAACCTCAAAGTGG GTGACCGGGTAGCCATTGAGCCAGGTGTTCCCTGTCGCACCTGTAAGAACTGTAAGACTGGGCGGTACAACCTTTGTCCAGACATGAAGTTCTGTGCCACGCCCCCTGTCCATGGAAACCTGGCCAAATTCTACACTCATGCTGCGGACTTCTGTTTTAA GTTACCAGACAATGTAAGCACAGAAGAGGGTGCTTTCCTGGAGCCCCTGTCTGTGGGGGTCCATGCTTGCCGTAGGGCAGGGGTCAGTCTTGGGAGTAGGGTACTTGTTTGTGGGGCGGGGCCAATCGGACTGGTCAACCTCATGACTGCAAAAGCCAATGGAGCTTCAGAAGTCTGTATCACAG ACATTGATGAGAAGAGGTTAGAAATGGCCAAGGCTGTTGGAGCAGACTACACTGTGCTTGTCAAAAGTAGGGATGGACAGGAAGTGGCCAGACAGATAGAGGAAGTTATGGGTCAGAAGCCAGAGATCACCATAGAATGCAGTGGGGCACCACCAAGCATACAGACAGCCATATAT GCAACAGAGTCGGGTGGCTGTGTAGTGTTGGTTGGACTAGGACCAGCTGATGTCACTTTGCCGATTGTTAATGCTTCTGTTCGTGAAGTCGATATTCGAGGAATTTTCAGATATGTAAACTG CTATCCAACAGCACTGGCCATGATTGCTTCAGGAAAAGTTAACGTCAAGCCTCTCATCACCCACCGATTCAAACTCCAGGACAGCGTGAAAGCTTTTGAGACGGTTGCCAAGGGCGAGGGCATAAAGGTCATGATTCATTGTGCTTAG